From the Lasioglossum baleicum unplaced genomic scaffold, iyLasBale1 scaffold1602, whole genome shotgun sequence genome, the window GTGGACAGTGCACTTCTTCTTGTGCAAACCAAGGTATCCAATCAACGTGAACCTTTTAAGGAAAACTATGTCGAGTCAGCTGCATACACCTGTAAATAGAGTCGTGATAGTTGATTTAAACGAGGAAAGTGAAGTGCCAGCCGGTATTATGTATTTCAAGATTAAAAGAAAGTTCCTCTAACATTCGTCGAATATTCGTAACATTAAATGATATAAAACATCTCAAACCTTAGCCATTACCCTATCACTCGTTCTCACTGTTATCAATAATTACGAACATATCGCAtctcaagaaaaattttttcaaataatattacaatatcATATTTCCTCGAACGTAAGTATTAAAAATCTCACCTGTAAAtatagaaaatgtatatttttcgtTAGCACGAATTTATCCTGCTTAAGCAGGATCTAGATTAATAATTTGCCGACGCTTGCATAACCGCCGCAATCTAAGAATTACGCGAGTCTACGATGAACGTTTTCCACGGCAGAGGAAAGAGTAATGAGTGCAGTgaccggcgcgccacgccgcggcgTTCGTCTCAGACCTTCCCGTTGTGTCATGGAGGATGCAGCGTGGCTTGAAAAAAAATGGGATGGGGCAGGTAGTTTAAGACAGTGAAAGAAGACCGGAGAGACGGACATAGAAGGGACTATCCACGTGTCGGAGTAACGTTCACTGAATTATTTAAAGCATGACGGAGGACTTTGCAAGCACAGGAGGTTCTTTACACCCGACTTGCATACGAGATACCGGTTGATTTAAGTACATCGTAGATGTGTCACGAGATATAAGTACACACGGGTATCGAGAAATTACATGCATTCGTAACGTTGTTTTAAATACCGACGAGTATTTTCATTCAGATAGAAATTATCAGGTTTGTGGCAAATTCCAGAATGTCCAAATTGCAAAATCGGCTTAAGTGTATTTCTCTCTACCGAAAGCGTTAAGGTATAAATGTTTTATTACGATTAAGTATCGTATTTTACTTTCACTATAAGACTAAAGTATTTTTCAGGTAACAGCAGACGTAATGTGCGGGTCTCGAaagagaaatgaaaataatttgaaaGCGCTTGTGTTGTTCGTATGTTACATGTCatcaaattatataatatttcctTATAAATTTCTTGTAAGTACATGTCATAGACTTTTCGTTGTAAAGAAAACAATTTCTTACTTTAGAGAATTCAAATTACgttcttctaaatttcataaatCGAGGATTGTAAATTAACGATCCACCCCCTTTAAATTTTTACTCAGGTCGGTTTGTAAcggtatttatatttatgattTCGGTCAATTAAGAATTGCGTGAAAATTTATTCGTCACCTCTATTTAAATACACGAAGAAGTGCCTGGGATAACTGAatcggaaaaaaaaaaaaatccatGCCTCCCGTTCCCTTGAACAATATCCCCAGCCAGACGCATTTATTCTGTTGCCGGTCCATGCGTAGGCCGAAGAAGCGATATATTGCAACTTATAAAACCAGTTGCACGCCGTGAGCGGCGCTCCTTGTCCCCGACGAAGAATCAAATGGGCCAACTGTCGCGTTGAAAAGAGACGGAAGGATTGGTCGAGAAATAGGGTGAAGGCGGAATGCAATAAAAAGAGGGAGAACGCGAGGGATTGGTCGTATCTCGTTCTCGCAGACGGCACGGCGCCCCacgctctatattaattacTTATCCGCAATATGATTCGGGATAAACAATGTAGCATGGCACACCCTGCCTTTTTTAGCTTGATGCCAATTACGATAAGATGAAACGAGGTATGACTCTGATAGATTAATAACCACAATACCGTTTGCTGTTATTACACTTTCTCTTACTTTCCACGAATCAGGTTTGATTActtttaaagaaatttatcgaggaTGGGCAAAGTGTTTAATCGAGGTATTTATAGATTGTTATCTATTCCTAATTACTTCTCAATTATAGGTTATGTCATCCTTTGTATCGTCAACGCTAGTGACTTTTATTCGATACGTAACTTTTAGGTTATATTAGAAAGTATTTTTAGCCGGACAATTATCTGGCCAGTGATACGTTTAAAAGACCTGTAACAAGTGTCCCCTTACATTCATATACTTTTTGCTCGGTTGAGCATATCTGATTGGTGTACGAGAAAACAACCGCAAAGAAGAACGTGACGAATGATTTAAACACACGCGTAATACTTGACCGCGAAAGAAAGTATTCAAACGGAGTTACGCTATCAATTATTCATTAGCCGGTTTAACGAGAGTGTGCGTGCGGTGTGTGGGTGATTTCGACGTGTTCCTTGCTGTTTCACCCGTGTTGCAGTAATATTACAACGTTTTCGTGTTTTCATGCAGAGCGATCCTAGCACGGCGTTTCTTCGTGCGGCTCGCGCAGGACAGCTGGAAAAAGTTTTGGAGTACTTGGAATCGGGAGTGGACATTAATGCTTCAAACGCTGTAAGCGATATTCTTTGTTTAATTtaagtatttctttttttaccaAGCAAAGATCAAAATTAGGTCAATTaacaagttcgtgtgtatttttAGCCCTGAGAAAATAACGAAAAAGATATGAGGTCAAGGTTCATTTCGGTCTACGTATATTTAACGTTATTTTGGACAATTTACCTTAATGAAATTTAGTATAATGAAGAAAAATTTGGCTCACACAGATATGCACGGGTGATTCTGTGCCAAAAAAAGGCACGATGTGCACGAACTTACTGCTCTGACctgataaatataataaaatgttcGATTTATCGTCGGTAAAGACGGCTTGGTGTAGGAAATTTTACggattgaaaatgttcaaagaCATATTAATTACAGAATGGCTTAAATGCTTTTACACCTGGCAGCTAAAGATGGACATTTGGAAATCGTCAGAGAACTTCTTAATCGTGGCGCAGTGGTCGATGCTGCTACCAAAAAGGGAAATACGGCATTACATATCGCTTCTCTTGGTAAGTAGAAATATTACCATCTTTATCATTCGTAAAGGGACGCTACTGTAATCACGAGGAAGATACATAATATTTAGCAACGCGTACGTTTAAATATTTATCCTCTTTTCCGGCAATTTCTTCATTTTCACGAGTTAAATGCTTGAAGATTGGCAAAGAGCTTTctattcttctgttataaagtgtttaaataccttttgtaaataATATGTGTATATTGCACTTAATATACGTGGGATGAGCATTCCGAGATGTAATTAATATCTTGTTACAGCTGGACAGGAGGAGGTGGTACAATTGCTTGTACAACGAGGGTGCTTGTGTGAATGCACAGTCACAAAATGGGTTCACGCCATTGTATATGGCTGCTCAGGAAAATCATGATTCTGTAGGTCAAATTCCTTCTGATGTAAAGGTGCCATCAGACATTGGCTACTGAGGTTTGTGCATGAGATTGATGTTTATCAGTTAAACGGCTAATAAATCGTAAAAATTACTAAATAAAACTTGAGTAATACGGTATGATATGACAAATTAACTTATTCGGTATTTGTTTTATTACGACCAAAATGTAACGTTCATCTTAATGTATTGCTCGAGGgttttataacaaatttttcatttttttctgttCGTAGGATGGCTTCACCCCGTTAGCAGTAGCAATGCAACAGGGTCACGATAAGGTAGTAACAGTACTGTTGGAAAATGACACTCGTGGTAAAGTTCGATTGCCTGCCCTCCACATTGCTGCCAAGAAAGACGATTGCAAGGCGGCTGCCCTACTTTTACAAGTATGTCGCAATAATTTGCTACTGAAGCCCTATATTCAACTTGATGTGATCAGTACGCGAAAAGGCATTAATTCAATGCCTTATAAATGTCTGACTTTTTCTTTATATCGTAGAACGATCACAATCCCGACGTAACATCGAAGAGCGGTTTTACACCGCTCCACATAGCTGCACATTATGGCAACGATCGAATTGCTTCCTTGCTTTATGATAGAGGAGCGGATGTAAATTTTGCGGCCAAGGTGAGGAatttcgaataacaatttagtttgggattattataaataacggaTGAAATTTAGTTTTAAATTATTCCGATTTGCTCACTTTAAATTATCccaaattataatatattttattttgctttaTAGCACAATATTACGCCAATGCATGTAGCAGCAAAATGGGAAAGATAAAAATGGTGAATCTACTGATGAGCAAGGGAGCAAACATTGAAGCGAAAACGAGAGACGGCCCTTACACCTCTCCATTGTGCCGCACGATCTGGTCATCATGAAGTTGTTGACATTTTAATTGAGAAAGGTGCTCCAATTGGTTCGAAGACGAAGGTTTGTATTTTCTTGGAATGCACTTTTTATAGAAGATAAAGGTTTTCTAGTTGAGATTTGTTTTCTGTTGACAGAATGGTCTTGCACCGTTGCACATGGCTTCTCAAGGAGATCACGTTGACGCTGCGAGGATATTATTGTATCATCGAGCACCCGTGGATGAAGTGACGGTAGATTTACTTGACGGCGCTACACGTGGCAGCCCATTGCGGACATGTACGAGTGGCTAAGCTTCTACTTGATAGAAATGCCGATCCAAACGCACGAGCTTTAAACGGCTTTACTCCACTTCACATTGCCTGCAAGAAGAACAGATTGAAGGTCGTCGAGCTCCTCTTAAAGCACAAAGCTAGCATCGAAGCCACTACAGAGGTATATCCCCATTTCTTGCAAATTCAATTGTTCACTTTCTTTCAGTTAATACCTCACACCATACATAGTCACTATAGTACCGATTATATTTGCCTTTATCTAGACAcagaaattattagaatatatcGATATGTTATACCGATATAATGACGAAAGacgaatattattattttttagtaATAATAGTTTCGTTTTATTGCTTAGTCTGGATTGACGCCTCTACATGTAGCAAGCTTCATGGGGTGCATGAACATAGTAATTTATTTACTGCAACATGCAGCTAGTCCCGATATACCGACAGTAAGGGGCGAAACGCTTTGCATTTAGCTGCCAGAGCGAATCAGACTGATATTATCAGGATACTTCTTAGAAATGGTGCCCAAGTTGATGCCAGAGCAAGGGTAAAGAAAAATATTGAGTATTTGTAAATTTCGATTCGAATAGTCCTTTATAACAACGTTTTAATTGTGCGTTAATTTTCTTATTCCttgttataattattttcttatgcacttttatttatttatatatatatatatatatatatatatatatatatatagtaaattCAACTGTGTTAAAGTCAATTCaagaaatgtaaaaattataGGAGGAACAAACACCACTTCATGTTGCTTCCCGACTGGGCAATGTCGACATTGTAATGTTATTGCTTCAACACGGTGCGATGTAGATGCTACAACGAAAGATTTATATACACCACTTCATATTGCTGCTAAAGAAGGTCAAGAAGAGGTAACATTTTGCACATTATGCATTATTATCTACTAATcattgaaacaaatatttatttacaagtGTTTGTTTTATTATAGGTTGCATCCGTTTTGTTAGAAAATGGCGCATCGCTTACCGCAACGACCAAAAAGGGATTTACTCCCTTACATTTGGCAGCTAAATATGGTAACATGAATGTAGCAAGATTGCTACTACAGAAGAATGCACCAGTTGATGCTCAAGGAAAGGTTAGAAACAGTTTTATTTTTTAGCATTTTATATTTCCTCTTTTTTACACGGTTTTCCAGAATGTTCTTatcgatattaaatattaatcttTGTGGTTAATTATAGAATGGAGTGACTCCGCTTCATGTGGCATCTCACTATGATCATCAAAATGTAGCACTACTTTTACTTGATAAGGGTGCATCACCTCATGCTATGGCTAAAAACGGTCATACACCATTACATATTGCTGCACGTAAGAATcaggtaaataataatttaaagtaTATGAATTATACTTTATAATAGTATATTATATACTATGTAACTTAAAGTATATGAATTAGCAAAATTATATAGTAAACTGTCGGTAATTGAAACATAATTTCTATATTCGATATAGATGGACATTGCAACTACTTTATTGGAATACGGAGCAAAGGCAAATGCGGAATCAAAAGCAGGATTTACGCCGCTACATTTGAGTGCACAAGAAGGTCATACTGATATGTCAACGCTTCTTATTGAGCACAAAGCAGATACAAATCATAAAGCAAAGGTAATACCGAATGCTAaacattatttataaatgtttatttGTTACAAATTGCAATTGCAacattctattttattatttaacctTTTTTCTCTAGAATGGTCTCACGCCGCTTCACCTGTGCGCACAAGAAGATAAAGTTAATGTTGCGTCTATTCTCGTTAAAAATGGTGCTCAGATTGATGCTAAAACAAAGGTATATTATACCATaaaacattcaattttctctcttttattagaaatataaaaaataatataatattatatattactaaTTCGAGGATTGTACGTTAATGCGATCGTTTAAGGTATTTTTTAAGTATGGAGACATTTATCTGTGTTGTAGGCTGGTTATACTCCGTTACACGTGGCAGCTCATTTTGGTCAAGCAGCTATGGTACGATTCCTTTTACGATCTGGTGCAGTTGTTGACAGTAGTACGAATGCTGGATATACTCCATTGCATCAAGCTGCTCAACAGGGTCATACGTTAGTGATCAATTTATTGCTGGAGGGTAAAGCTAAACCGAACAATACTACTAACGTAAGTTAATTTCATAAACATTTTTAGCTtcacgttttatttatttcatctaaTTACATGTTATTCGTTTTGTTTAGAATGGGCAAACTGCTTTGGATATTGCACAAAAACTTGGTTACATTAGTGTCATCGAAACATTGAAAGTAGTTACAGAAACCGTCATTACAACGACTCATACTGTTACTATTGAAGAAAAGTATAGGGTACAAGCTCCTGAATCAATGCAAGAGACGTTCATGAGCGATAGCGAAGATGAAGGAGGTAAGTgcttattatttcttattctaAAACATTTCAAATGTTGTCTTAATAAAAACTATATTTCGTGTAGTTTTGCAAAATTTATCTATTACATTAAGATAAGAGATATTGCAGCAACATTAACTAGCAAATTACATTTAGAGATGGTCTAAATCAGTGTtgacaataaattatattttaatgtaacatttttatttgtttaaatttaatTCGATCTGCTTAAAATTTATGGTTAAaacaatatatttcattttctagaaatttattttactaGAATATCAAGTAGAAATTGATAATACAAATAGTAGGTATTTGCTAATGACTTTGTAGTATAGGTCTGCTTCTGTAATTTTGCTTCTTATACATAGAGCAGCTTATAGTGCGTATAGAAAAATAGTATGACACATacttatttcaataattattatataacatATGTATGCAAATTTATTgcatgaaattattttcttagGAATAATTAATTAGTATTTACTTAaaataaatggtaaaaattaatatagctatcaattaaaaagtttttcattgaaaaaaaacaATCATTAATCTTAGTTATattatttagaaattaaaaattttaacgaaTCATGTACCGATATCGAAATAACGAACCGTCTTTTATGCTATAACTCTTCTGCAAATTTGTATATTTCGATAGCATTTTatagaatatttttccatatacATACTGCATGTAAACTGCAGTTTATAACTTATATTCTATTTGCACTGAAAGatataaaatgttaaaaataatataagggACTACTAAAATAGCACTTTCCATATTTGtacactttattattcacatttttttttttaaatgcacGTACTTACCGCATGAAAACACATGAAGATACGAACTGTAGCATGTAATTTATGAACCCTATAATAATTTTCCTTAATACAAATTAGCAAGACTCTTTAAGAAGGGAATTATGAAAACACAACCAATTTTAGATTAGCAAAAACATTAATACCGGTTATTAACTATTTACGAATTGGATATTAAATGGGTGTTAACGATacagtataaaaaaaaataaaaaacgaaaTATTTAAGGAgccataattaattatatataattatatataatatttccgaGTTAAAGTCAGGAAGCTATATGGTAATATTATTTGCTTGTTTTGTTGCGTTTATGTTACATTCATTTTCGCAAGAGCATGTGTTTAGCGTATGTTCACTGGGTTGTTGCAAtctttgaaataaatatttaacctCCTTAAATAGACGCATAGTTTCTAGATGTAAAAATAAAACTTAGCAACTAGTTAAAAatctattaaatttttaatatatataatctatatataatatataatctaTCATAAATTATGAATATATTGAATTTTGGTGAAATCGTCGCAATAATTTCGCATTTGCCTTACACAGGTAATATCAGTTTTATTAGAATTCGGGAATACTAACGTGAAGTGAACGTTAtgacaaaagatattttttccaAGATAATCTTGTTATTGCTCATTTTTGACCAAATCAAGTTAaactaaattatttttatctgtGTAAGATCTACAAGTAGTTAAGAGTAACATACTCTAGACTAAATTTCTTCACTTATTACAAGTTATGCGGAGCAAACTTAACTATAACAAATATTAAATCTAATAGATTTGCTTGTTTGCTTAATTGAAATATATATTCACATGTCCGTTTCGTATTAGCCAACGGGAAGTAAAAGTGTAAGAACGGCATTCGCAATTagataaaatttcaattaatgctaaattaaattaatttcaatcaGATCACTCTGTATTCGATACTAATTAAAAATAGTCCTGTTGCGTACGGAAATAGAGTGAAATACATAGATTTAAAGTAGTTGAAAATATTTCATGAAATACGTGATCGAACAGAAAGTTTGAAGTGGAAGCAAACGAAGAAACTACGCTCGCGGTAGGCTTATCTCCTGCTACGTAAAGTCAGCTATTTAACAACCCAGTGATAGcgaaatttagaaacagtgtTTATGGTGCGAAATTAGCgtttgataaaaaaaatgaccttACTCGACGGCGTACAATGTAGGTGGTGATGAAATCGGCATGGCAGCCATGAATGTGTACGGGCAGCCTCCACACGCGCAACACGTGTACCTTCCTTCTTACTACCAGGGGCCAAATGACCTATACCCGTAAGTTGTCTGTACTCTGTTTCTGTCACTCTTTCACATATCACACGTGCGCGAACATTcagtatttatatatacatatatacatacatacatatatcagcACATGGGTACGTAAATTAATCTTGCGCATAATAACGTGCGCATTGGATCACTCATATTCTTtcgatttcatttatttaacctATACGCCGTACCTTTTGCTTTCACGTCAACTGTCAAATGATCCGTACATCGACATTTCAAACATTCGTTAATGTTTCAGACGAATCTATCCAATGCCTGAGTtctataacatacatatttcttTTCCTCGATATGCAAAATGCAGTTCATGTTACAACGGTTATAAGATCGTTCGCGCCATCTCTGATTTTTATGAAAGCAGGAAAGTTGAATGATACAAAAATATAAACCCGTGTATTATATTTATGCTTTCAGTTTATCTAGCGTACTCTTTCTTCTGTTTTCATGCGTGGAAACATAAATACAGAGACATGCACAGACATAACCTTTCCTTAAACCGCTATTTGTTCACACTCTGTTTCGTTTACCTTCCTTGTTGCTCCACTTTTCCCGTATAAAGTTGCAACCCttcgtatctttgaaaacaccTGTAGTAGCCGTATTAACCTTGTTAATGAGATTTACGCTTTGAGTTTTTAATActgtaaacaatttttgttgCGCCACAAATTTTAAATGCTATCGAAATTCAACTGATGCTACATACTTATATAGGGAATCTCGACAgctgattattaaaatatttacccAATACATATGCAAAACAtacaatacaaaaattttttccctcttttttttttgatgaataaagttttattttatcttattttattttattatagtacattatttgcaattaatatTTACGAATATAAATAAAGATAGGAACATTTTAAAGGGTAGATatacgttctcgaaatgcttttttttattcttctaaGCTATTTCAATCCATGACTCGATAAGATACACGTAAAATAGTCGGTAAGTGCGTACATAGAAACTATTCTTGCCACTTGCAATTCAACGAGATCATTATCATCTGATCATTACTCGTCACACAAGCTCCATTTAGTATATTTGAGCAGTAATTTAATTCTGTCGTGACGGTGCACGTATTAATGCCGTTTTCAATGAAGTCAGCACTTAAAAATTAATACAACCAATTAAAATATAATGGATTTACGCGCCCAGCCGTGCCCACTAATttttaacgttctacagcgtaAAAAATTCTCCTCGTTTATTAGAAAGTGCTGAAGCTGTAAAGTATCACAATTTCACCTCGCGTTTATCGAAACTGAATTAATTCTTAATTTTAAATAAGTGAAGTTGAATTTAACGATGCCGCGATGAAGTCGGCCATGCGTTCGCATTTTGAAATCTAAAATTCAGAAAACGGTACGTTAACGAAGTAGGGCGCGTTACTACTGTTAATGCAATTTGCATAATAACGAGCTGTGCGATCATTATGCCAGTCGACAGGAACAGAAGCAGGCTTGTGTGGTCTGTTTTGACGTATCATCCTCATACCTATACGCATTCTGCTTCAGCTGTTATGCAACAGCCGGTGTGCATCTCGTACCATATTATTCGTGCAGTTAGTCGAACCCCTGATAGCTGGCAAGTCGCCAAATACGATTCACGACCAAAATATCAGAATTTATATAACGAATTtgttcgtttaaaaaa encodes:
- the LOC143220798 gene encoding LOW QUALITY PROTEIN: uncharacterized protein LOC143220798 (The sequence of the model RefSeq protein was modified relative to this genomic sequence to represent the inferred CDS: inserted 4 bases in 4 codons; deleted 6 bases in 6 codons; substituted 1 base at 1 genomic stop codon), translating into MWTVHFFLCKPRYPINVNLLRKTMSSQLHTPVNRVVIVDLNEESEVPAVILQRFRVFMQSDPSTAFLRAARAGQLEKVLEYLESGVDINASNANGLNALHLAAKDGHLEIVRELLNRGAVVDAATKKGNTALHIASLAGQEEVVQLLVQEGACVNAQSQNGFTPLYMAAQENHDSVVKFLLMXRCHQTLATEDGFTPLAVAMQQGHDKVVTVLLENDTRGKVRLPALHIAAKKDDCKAAALLLQNDHNPDVTSKSGFTPLHIAAHYGNDRIASLLYDRGADVNFAAKHNITPMHVAAKWXKIKMVNLLMSKGANIEAKTRDGLTPLHCAARSGHHEVVDILIEKGAPIGSKTKNGLAPLHMASQGDHVDAARILLYHRAPVDEVTVDYLTALHVAAHCGHVRVAKLLLDRNADPNARALNGFTPLHIACKKNRLKVVELLLKHKASIEATTESGLTPLHVASFMGCMNIVIYLLQHAASPDIPTVRGETXLHLAARANQTDIIRILLRNGAQVDARAREEQTPLHVASRLGNVDIVMLLLQHGAXVDATTKDLYTPLHIAAKEGQEEVASVLLENGASLTATTKKGFTPLHLAAKYGNMNVARLLLQKNAPVDAQGKNGVTPLHVASHYDHQNVALLLLDKGASPHAMAKNGHTPLHIAARKNQMDIATTLLEYGAKANAESKAGFTPLHLSAQEGHTDMSTLLIEHKADTNHKAKNGLTPLHLCAQEDKVNVASILVKNGAQIDAKTKAGYTPLHVAAHFGQAAMVRFLLRSGAVVDSSTNAGYTPLHQAAQQGHTLVINLLLEGKAKPNNTTNNGQTALDIAQKLGYISVIETLKVVTETVITTTHTVTIEEKYRVQAPESMQETFMSDSEDEGGGDEIGMAAMNVYGQPPHAQHVYLPSYYQGQMTYTREDPMLSDQQQYRYMTVDDMKSMGDDSMRVNVTDDERDNRHSGAPTITEMITKENYQRTNAANLKPDNVDINRHPVHVGFLVSFLVDARGGAMRGCRHSGVRVIVPPRKAAMPMRVTCRYLRRDKLTNPPPLMEGEALASRILELGPVGAKFLGPVIIEVPHFASLRGKEREIVILRSDNGETWREHTLEASEEAVQDVLNESFEGEELSQLEDLQTSRIVRILTADFPHYFAVVSRIRQEVHAVGPEGGTVSSSAVPQVQAVFPPAALTKKIRVGLQAHPIPADLVAKLLGNRVAVSPIVTVEPRRRKFHKPITLTIPVPQAANKGMINQYSGDAPTLRLLCSITGNICLHVILGQSRAVWEDVTGSTPLTFVKDCVSFTTTVSARFWLMDCRNISEATKMATELYTHATHVPFMAKFVVFAKRVDPLEARLRVFCMTDDKEDKTLENQEHFTEVAKSRDVEVLEGKTQYMEFSGNLVPVLKSGEQLQLPFRAFKENRVPFTARIKDPDAADMMGRIMFMSEPKVPKGELPQTPICTLNILLPEKISPXSAVSEVDLLELSKNYSFLRDGGISRPDTIHRATIRLTDIANLLDKDWEKLAEELNIPPNEVSTIKQEYANKPAQQAAAMLKVWQSNGNKAT